One part of the Entelurus aequoreus isolate RoL-2023_Sb linkage group LG05, RoL_Eaeq_v1.1, whole genome shotgun sequence genome encodes these proteins:
- the zgc:63863 gene encoding TBC1 domain family member 20 isoform X4: MKKPKRKKLNSVGVEVLPVERDVNCGKKQKLAEIHQALNSVFFSDPVDIETLQRAATSKGGLFTDELRRRVWPKLLNINVYELPYKPGRAGRENQKDYNQIVMDVRRSMKRFPKCMLSTERDVLQEQLIDVILEVLRCNPQLNYYQGYHDVAVTLLLVVGERMTIAMLHTLSKYHLRDFMDPTMDSTKHILNYLMPLLEEVDKELHDFMIRAEVGTIFALSWLITWYGHVLLEPKLTLRLFDFFLASHPMMPIYLAATIVLHREKEVKQTECDMAMVHHLLSRIPQDLPYERLIGQSQELFVRFPPSLLAERAELRSRKSQSMSNFKTFQLATLHQRPDSVLQRLTTSSQQAARHSGLDEALPRDGGQRWGKGSRMVKMAVLGLSATLGAAVFAVAQTALDWGPDVLLQLF, from the exons ATGAAAAAGCCCAAGAGAAAGAAACTTAATAGCGTAGGAGTTGAGGTGTTACCTGTCGAGAGAG ATGTGAACTGTGGGAAAAAGCAGAAGTTGGCTGAGATACATCAGGCTTTGAACAG TGTCTTTTTCAGTGATCCGGTGGATATTGAGACCCTCCAGAGGGCTGCCACCAGCAAAGGAGGACTGTTTACAGATGAACTGCGGAGAAGAGTGTGGCCTAAACTACTTAACATCAATGTATATGAACTGCCTTATAAACCTG GGAGAGCTGGACGGGAGAACCAAAAGGACTACAACCAGATTGTCATGGATGTCAGGAGATCCATGAAGCGCTTCCCGAAAT GTATGCTGTCTACAGAAAGAGATGTTCTACAAGAACAGCTCATTGACGTCATACTAGAGGTTTTAAGATGCAACCCCCAGCTGAACTACTACCAGGGCTACCACGACGTGGCGGTCACGCTGTTACTGGTTGTTGGTGAGCGGATGACCATCGCAATGCTGCACACCTTATCCAAATATCACCTCAG GGATTTCATGGACCCCACAATGGACAGCACCAAACATATTTTAAACTATTTGATGCCTTTATTGGAAGAAGTGGACAAGGAGCTTCATGACTTCATGATCAG AGCGGAGGTGGGGACCATCTTTGCTTTGTCCTGGCTCATCACGTGGTATGGACATGTCCTGTTGGAGCCCAAACTCACACTGAGACTCTTCGACTTCTTCTTGGCCTCTCACCCCATGATGCCCATCTACCTAGCTGCTACG ATCGTGTTGCACAGGGAGAAGGAGGTGAAGCAGACGGAATGTGACATGGCCATGGTGCACCACCTCCTCTCGCGCATCCCCCAGGACCTCCCATATGAGCGCCTCATCGGCCAGTCGCAGGAGCTGTTTGTCCGCTTCCCTCCCTCCTTGCTGGCCGAGCGGGCGGAGCTGCGGTCTCGTAAAAG CCAATCAATGAGTAACTTCAAGACGTTTCAGCTTGCGACGCTCCACCAGAGACCAGACTCAGTACTCCAGCGCCTAACTACATCCTCCCAACAAG CAGCTCGTCACTCAGGCTTGGATGAGGCTTTGCCCCGGGACGGAGGCCAGCGTTGGGGGAAGGGGAGCAGGATGGTGAAGATGGCCGTGTTGGGGCTGTCGGCGACGCTG
- the zgc:63863 gene encoding TBC1 domain family member 20 isoform X1: MKKPKRKKLNSVGVEVLPVERDVNCGKKQKLAEIHQALNSVFFSDPVDIETLQRAATSKGGLFTDELRRRVWPKLLNINVYELPYKPVQYCITGRAGRENQKDYNQIVMDVRRSMKRFPKCMLSTERDVLQEQLIDVILEVLRCNPQLNYYQGYHDVAVTLLLVVGERMTIAMLHTLSKYHLRDFMDPTMDSTKHILNYLMPLLEEVDKELHDFMIRAEVGTIFALSWLITWYGHVLLEPKLTLRLFDFFLASHPMMPIYLAATIVLHREKEVKQTECDMAMVHHLLSRIPQDLPYERLIGQSQELFVRFPPSLLAERAELRSRKSQSMSNFKTFQLATLHQRPDSVLQRLTTSSQQAARHSGLDEALPRDGGQRWGKGSRMVKMAVLGLSATLGAAVFAVAQTALDWGPDVLLQLF; this comes from the exons ATGAAAAAGCCCAAGAGAAAGAAACTTAATAGCGTAGGAGTTGAGGTGTTACCTGTCGAGAGAG ATGTGAACTGTGGGAAAAAGCAGAAGTTGGCTGAGATACATCAGGCTTTGAACAG TGTCTTTTTCAGTGATCCGGTGGATATTGAGACCCTCCAGAGGGCTGCCACCAGCAAAGGAGGACTGTTTACAGATGAACTGCGGAGAAGAGTGTGGCCTAAACTACTTAACATCAATGTATATGAACTGCCTTATAAACCTG TACAATATTGTATAACAGGGAGAGCTGGACGGGAGAACCAAAAGGACTACAACCAGATTGTCATGGATGTCAGGAGATCCATGAAGCGCTTCCCGAAAT GTATGCTGTCTACAGAAAGAGATGTTCTACAAGAACAGCTCATTGACGTCATACTAGAGGTTTTAAGATGCAACCCCCAGCTGAACTACTACCAGGGCTACCACGACGTGGCGGTCACGCTGTTACTGGTTGTTGGTGAGCGGATGACCATCGCAATGCTGCACACCTTATCCAAATATCACCTCAG GGATTTCATGGACCCCACAATGGACAGCACCAAACATATTTTAAACTATTTGATGCCTTTATTGGAAGAAGTGGACAAGGAGCTTCATGACTTCATGATCAG AGCGGAGGTGGGGACCATCTTTGCTTTGTCCTGGCTCATCACGTGGTATGGACATGTCCTGTTGGAGCCCAAACTCACACTGAGACTCTTCGACTTCTTCTTGGCCTCTCACCCCATGATGCCCATCTACCTAGCTGCTACG ATCGTGTTGCACAGGGAGAAGGAGGTGAAGCAGACGGAATGTGACATGGCCATGGTGCACCACCTCCTCTCGCGCATCCCCCAGGACCTCCCATATGAGCGCCTCATCGGCCAGTCGCAGGAGCTGTTTGTCCGCTTCCCTCCCTCCTTGCTGGCCGAGCGGGCGGAGCTGCGGTCTCGTAAAAG CCAATCAATGAGTAACTTCAAGACGTTTCAGCTTGCGACGCTCCACCAGAGACCAGACTCAGTACTCCAGCGCCTAACTACATCCTCCCAACAAG CAGCTCGTCACTCAGGCTTGGATGAGGCTTTGCCCCGGGACGGAGGCCAGCGTTGGGGGAAGGGGAGCAGGATGGTGAAGATGGCCGTGTTGGGGCTGTCGGCGACGCTG
- the zgc:63863 gene encoding TBC1 domain family member 20 isoform X2, translating into MKKPKRKKLNSVGVEVLPVERDVNCGKKQKLAEIHQALNSVFFSDPVDIETLQRAATSKGGLFTDELRRRVWPKLLNINVYELPYKPVQYCITGRAGRENQKDYNQIVMDVRRSMKRFPKCMLSTERDVLQEQLIDVILEVLRCNPQLNYYQGYHDVAVTLLLVVGERMTIAMLHTLSKYHLRDFMDPTMDSTKHILNYLMPLLEEVDKELHDFMIRAEVGTIFALSWLITWYGHVLLEPKLTLRLFDFFLASHPMMPIYLAATIVLHREKEVKQTECDMAMVHHLLSRIPQDLPYERLIGQSQELFVRFPPSLLAERAELRSRKSQSMSNFKTFQLATLHQRPDSVLQRLTTSSQQARHSGLDEALPRDGGQRWGKGSRMVKMAVLGLSATLGAAVFAVAQTALDWGPDVLLQLF; encoded by the exons ATGAAAAAGCCCAAGAGAAAGAAACTTAATAGCGTAGGAGTTGAGGTGTTACCTGTCGAGAGAG ATGTGAACTGTGGGAAAAAGCAGAAGTTGGCTGAGATACATCAGGCTTTGAACAG TGTCTTTTTCAGTGATCCGGTGGATATTGAGACCCTCCAGAGGGCTGCCACCAGCAAAGGAGGACTGTTTACAGATGAACTGCGGAGAAGAGTGTGGCCTAAACTACTTAACATCAATGTATATGAACTGCCTTATAAACCTG TACAATATTGTATAACAGGGAGAGCTGGACGGGAGAACCAAAAGGACTACAACCAGATTGTCATGGATGTCAGGAGATCCATGAAGCGCTTCCCGAAAT GTATGCTGTCTACAGAAAGAGATGTTCTACAAGAACAGCTCATTGACGTCATACTAGAGGTTTTAAGATGCAACCCCCAGCTGAACTACTACCAGGGCTACCACGACGTGGCGGTCACGCTGTTACTGGTTGTTGGTGAGCGGATGACCATCGCAATGCTGCACACCTTATCCAAATATCACCTCAG GGATTTCATGGACCCCACAATGGACAGCACCAAACATATTTTAAACTATTTGATGCCTTTATTGGAAGAAGTGGACAAGGAGCTTCATGACTTCATGATCAG AGCGGAGGTGGGGACCATCTTTGCTTTGTCCTGGCTCATCACGTGGTATGGACATGTCCTGTTGGAGCCCAAACTCACACTGAGACTCTTCGACTTCTTCTTGGCCTCTCACCCCATGATGCCCATCTACCTAGCTGCTACG ATCGTGTTGCACAGGGAGAAGGAGGTGAAGCAGACGGAATGTGACATGGCCATGGTGCACCACCTCCTCTCGCGCATCCCCCAGGACCTCCCATATGAGCGCCTCATCGGCCAGTCGCAGGAGCTGTTTGTCCGCTTCCCTCCCTCCTTGCTGGCCGAGCGGGCGGAGCTGCGGTCTCGTAAAAG CCAATCAATGAGTAACTTCAAGACGTTTCAGCTTGCGACGCTCCACCAGAGACCAGACTCAGTACTCCAGCGCCTAACTACATCCTCCCAACAAG CTCGTCACTCAGGCTTGGATGAGGCTTTGCCCCGGGACGGAGGCCAGCGTTGGGGGAAGGGGAGCAGGATGGTGAAGATGGCCGTGTTGGGGCTGTCGGCGACGCTG
- the zgc:63863 gene encoding TBC1 domain family member 20 isoform X6 gives MKKPKRKKLNSVGVEVLPVERDVNCGKKQKLAEIHQALNSDPVDIETLQRAATSKGGLFTDELRRRVWPKLLNINVYELPYKPGRAGRENQKDYNQIVMDVRRSMKRFPKCMLSTERDVLQEQLIDVILEVLRCNPQLNYYQGYHDVAVTLLLVVGERMTIAMLHTLSKYHLRDFMDPTMDSTKHILNYLMPLLEEVDKELHDFMIRAEVGTIFALSWLITWYGHVLLEPKLTLRLFDFFLASHPMMPIYLAATIVLHREKEVKQTECDMAMVHHLLSRIPQDLPYERLIGQSQELFVRFPPSLLAERAELRSRKSQSMSNFKTFQLATLHQRPDSVLQRLTTSSQQARHSGLDEALPRDGGQRWGKGSRMVKMAVLGLSATLGAAVFAVAQTALDWGPDVLLQLF, from the exons ATGAAAAAGCCCAAGAGAAAGAAACTTAATAGCGTAGGAGTTGAGGTGTTACCTGTCGAGAGAG ATGTGAACTGTGGGAAAAAGCAGAAGTTGGCTGAGATACATCAGGCTTTGAACAG TGATCCGGTGGATATTGAGACCCTCCAGAGGGCTGCCACCAGCAAAGGAGGACTGTTTACAGATGAACTGCGGAGAAGAGTGTGGCCTAAACTACTTAACATCAATGTATATGAACTGCCTTATAAACCTG GGAGAGCTGGACGGGAGAACCAAAAGGACTACAACCAGATTGTCATGGATGTCAGGAGATCCATGAAGCGCTTCCCGAAAT GTATGCTGTCTACAGAAAGAGATGTTCTACAAGAACAGCTCATTGACGTCATACTAGAGGTTTTAAGATGCAACCCCCAGCTGAACTACTACCAGGGCTACCACGACGTGGCGGTCACGCTGTTACTGGTTGTTGGTGAGCGGATGACCATCGCAATGCTGCACACCTTATCCAAATATCACCTCAG GGATTTCATGGACCCCACAATGGACAGCACCAAACATATTTTAAACTATTTGATGCCTTTATTGGAAGAAGTGGACAAGGAGCTTCATGACTTCATGATCAG AGCGGAGGTGGGGACCATCTTTGCTTTGTCCTGGCTCATCACGTGGTATGGACATGTCCTGTTGGAGCCCAAACTCACACTGAGACTCTTCGACTTCTTCTTGGCCTCTCACCCCATGATGCCCATCTACCTAGCTGCTACG ATCGTGTTGCACAGGGAGAAGGAGGTGAAGCAGACGGAATGTGACATGGCCATGGTGCACCACCTCCTCTCGCGCATCCCCCAGGACCTCCCATATGAGCGCCTCATCGGCCAGTCGCAGGAGCTGTTTGTCCGCTTCCCTCCCTCCTTGCTGGCCGAGCGGGCGGAGCTGCGGTCTCGTAAAAG CCAATCAATGAGTAACTTCAAGACGTTTCAGCTTGCGACGCTCCACCAGAGACCAGACTCAGTACTCCAGCGCCTAACTACATCCTCCCAACAAG CTCGTCACTCAGGCTTGGATGAGGCTTTGCCCCGGGACGGAGGCCAGCGTTGGGGGAAGGGGAGCAGGATGGTGAAGATGGCCGTGTTGGGGCTGTCGGCGACGCTG
- the zgc:63863 gene encoding TBC1 domain family member 20 isoform X5 has translation MKKPKRKKLNSVGVEVLPVERDVNCGKKQKLAEIHQALNSDPVDIETLQRAATSKGGLFTDELRRRVWPKLLNINVYELPYKPGRAGRENQKDYNQIVMDVRRSMKRFPKCMLSTERDVLQEQLIDVILEVLRCNPQLNYYQGYHDVAVTLLLVVGERMTIAMLHTLSKYHLRDFMDPTMDSTKHILNYLMPLLEEVDKELHDFMIRAEVGTIFALSWLITWYGHVLLEPKLTLRLFDFFLASHPMMPIYLAATIVLHREKEVKQTECDMAMVHHLLSRIPQDLPYERLIGQSQELFVRFPPSLLAERAELRSRKSQSMSNFKTFQLATLHQRPDSVLQRLTTSSQQAARHSGLDEALPRDGGQRWGKGSRMVKMAVLGLSATLGAAVFAVAQTALDWGPDVLLQLF, from the exons ATGAAAAAGCCCAAGAGAAAGAAACTTAATAGCGTAGGAGTTGAGGTGTTACCTGTCGAGAGAG ATGTGAACTGTGGGAAAAAGCAGAAGTTGGCTGAGATACATCAGGCTTTGAACAG TGATCCGGTGGATATTGAGACCCTCCAGAGGGCTGCCACCAGCAAAGGAGGACTGTTTACAGATGAACTGCGGAGAAGAGTGTGGCCTAAACTACTTAACATCAATGTATATGAACTGCCTTATAAACCTG GGAGAGCTGGACGGGAGAACCAAAAGGACTACAACCAGATTGTCATGGATGTCAGGAGATCCATGAAGCGCTTCCCGAAAT GTATGCTGTCTACAGAAAGAGATGTTCTACAAGAACAGCTCATTGACGTCATACTAGAGGTTTTAAGATGCAACCCCCAGCTGAACTACTACCAGGGCTACCACGACGTGGCGGTCACGCTGTTACTGGTTGTTGGTGAGCGGATGACCATCGCAATGCTGCACACCTTATCCAAATATCACCTCAG GGATTTCATGGACCCCACAATGGACAGCACCAAACATATTTTAAACTATTTGATGCCTTTATTGGAAGAAGTGGACAAGGAGCTTCATGACTTCATGATCAG AGCGGAGGTGGGGACCATCTTTGCTTTGTCCTGGCTCATCACGTGGTATGGACATGTCCTGTTGGAGCCCAAACTCACACTGAGACTCTTCGACTTCTTCTTGGCCTCTCACCCCATGATGCCCATCTACCTAGCTGCTACG ATCGTGTTGCACAGGGAGAAGGAGGTGAAGCAGACGGAATGTGACATGGCCATGGTGCACCACCTCCTCTCGCGCATCCCCCAGGACCTCCCATATGAGCGCCTCATCGGCCAGTCGCAGGAGCTGTTTGTCCGCTTCCCTCCCTCCTTGCTGGCCGAGCGGGCGGAGCTGCGGTCTCGTAAAAG CCAATCAATGAGTAACTTCAAGACGTTTCAGCTTGCGACGCTCCACCAGAGACCAGACTCAGTACTCCAGCGCCTAACTACATCCTCCCAACAAG CAGCTCGTCACTCAGGCTTGGATGAGGCTTTGCCCCGGGACGGAGGCCAGCGTTGGGGGAAGGGGAGCAGGATGGTGAAGATGGCCGTGTTGGGGCTGTCGGCGACGCTG
- the zgc:63863 gene encoding TBC1 domain family member 20 isoform X3 — MKKPKRKKLNSVGVEVLPVERDVNCGKKQKLAEIHQALNSDPVDIETLQRAATSKGGLFTDELRRRVWPKLLNINVYELPYKPVQYCITGRAGRENQKDYNQIVMDVRRSMKRFPKCMLSTERDVLQEQLIDVILEVLRCNPQLNYYQGYHDVAVTLLLVVGERMTIAMLHTLSKYHLRDFMDPTMDSTKHILNYLMPLLEEVDKELHDFMIRAEVGTIFALSWLITWYGHVLLEPKLTLRLFDFFLASHPMMPIYLAATIVLHREKEVKQTECDMAMVHHLLSRIPQDLPYERLIGQSQELFVRFPPSLLAERAELRSRKSQSMSNFKTFQLATLHQRPDSVLQRLTTSSQQAARHSGLDEALPRDGGQRWGKGSRMVKMAVLGLSATLGAAVFAVAQTALDWGPDVLLQLF; from the exons ATGAAAAAGCCCAAGAGAAAGAAACTTAATAGCGTAGGAGTTGAGGTGTTACCTGTCGAGAGAG ATGTGAACTGTGGGAAAAAGCAGAAGTTGGCTGAGATACATCAGGCTTTGAACAG TGATCCGGTGGATATTGAGACCCTCCAGAGGGCTGCCACCAGCAAAGGAGGACTGTTTACAGATGAACTGCGGAGAAGAGTGTGGCCTAAACTACTTAACATCAATGTATATGAACTGCCTTATAAACCTG TACAATATTGTATAACAGGGAGAGCTGGACGGGAGAACCAAAAGGACTACAACCAGATTGTCATGGATGTCAGGAGATCCATGAAGCGCTTCCCGAAAT GTATGCTGTCTACAGAAAGAGATGTTCTACAAGAACAGCTCATTGACGTCATACTAGAGGTTTTAAGATGCAACCCCCAGCTGAACTACTACCAGGGCTACCACGACGTGGCGGTCACGCTGTTACTGGTTGTTGGTGAGCGGATGACCATCGCAATGCTGCACACCTTATCCAAATATCACCTCAG GGATTTCATGGACCCCACAATGGACAGCACCAAACATATTTTAAACTATTTGATGCCTTTATTGGAAGAAGTGGACAAGGAGCTTCATGACTTCATGATCAG AGCGGAGGTGGGGACCATCTTTGCTTTGTCCTGGCTCATCACGTGGTATGGACATGTCCTGTTGGAGCCCAAACTCACACTGAGACTCTTCGACTTCTTCTTGGCCTCTCACCCCATGATGCCCATCTACCTAGCTGCTACG ATCGTGTTGCACAGGGAGAAGGAGGTGAAGCAGACGGAATGTGACATGGCCATGGTGCACCACCTCCTCTCGCGCATCCCCCAGGACCTCCCATATGAGCGCCTCATCGGCCAGTCGCAGGAGCTGTTTGTCCGCTTCCCTCCCTCCTTGCTGGCCGAGCGGGCGGAGCTGCGGTCTCGTAAAAG CCAATCAATGAGTAACTTCAAGACGTTTCAGCTTGCGACGCTCCACCAGAGACCAGACTCAGTACTCCAGCGCCTAACTACATCCTCCCAACAAG CAGCTCGTCACTCAGGCTTGGATGAGGCTTTGCCCCGGGACGGAGGCCAGCGTTGGGGGAAGGGGAGCAGGATGGTGAAGATGGCCGTGTTGGGGCTGTCGGCGACGCTG